One Candidatus Methylacidithermus pantelleriae genomic window, ACACTCTGGACGGATAGCGTGGAAAGTCATATCGAAGCCCTCAATAGCCAGCCGGGTGATCTTTGGACCCGGCAGAACCTGGAAATCCTCGAAAAACGTTTTACTCGCAAGTGGGGTTTCGGAAAAGACGCACCCAAGATGCGTGCTTCCCGAGGTGCTTTAGGTCAAAAGGAACTCTCAACACCGCTCGAAGGGAAAACGCGCGGGCAAGCTCGCCCGCCCAAAGGGTTTATGTAAACCTCGCGCGCTTTGCGGGCCTTGCATGCTATCGGACGTGCTTGGGATTTTGCTTTCGTTTGTCGCGGGGCTGGGAGCAACCTGGGTAGCGGTTCGTCACGAGCGCAAAGGAGAGAGTGCCCAAAAAAGCTATTTAGGGACAGCCATTCCTCCTCTGCGACGGCCCTGGTGGGAAGCGCTTCTAGCGGGTTTGATCGTCGGGTTTATGTGCTGGACCGGCTGGCAATTGCAGGGGGGTAGTCTCCAAACCCGAGTACTATGGCCGACGGTTGAACTGTGGGTGCTATGGGACGTCTCCCTTTCAATGCATGCCGTCGACAGTTATGTTGGGCAAACCAAAGTCTCTCGCCTTCAATGGACACAAGATTTTCTAAGCAAGGTTCCGGAAGAAGTACCCGGTGCCCACTGGGCGCTGGTTCCTTTTGCAGGGGAAAGTGCCTTGGCCATCGAACCCACGGAAGACGCAGAAGAATGGCGATACTACCTGGAACAGCCCACGGGATTGGCGCCAGAACCCGGATCGGATTTGGAGGCTCCGCTCGTTCTTGTAAAAAATGCTTGGAAAAAGCACCCACCCTCGCGCGATCACCCGGTAATTCTCTTTCTCTCCGATGGAGGCAAGGAACCTGGGATAGAACCCTCGGAAACTCGCCTCCAAGCTTCCGTGCGCGATTTAATGGCTCTCAAGCCTAAAATGTCATTGATTTCTCTAGCTTTAGGAGCGAGCACCCCTGTTCCCATTCCACGGGAAGGGCAAGACCCTCGAAGAGGATGGGAAACCAATCCTATGACCGGCCAGCCTCTCTATACAGCTCTTTGGCTACCGCCATTACGAGCCTTGGCAGAAGTGTCTCAGGGAAAGCTTGTCGTTGTGGGATCCGAGTCTCCGTCGCAAGTCTGGCAGTCGGTGCATCAGGCCCTGGATCAAGCGGGAATCCCTCGAAAGGTTCAATGGGTCTGGAGCAAAGGACAGGAAGGCGATCCTCGGATTCTCTTGTGGGCCGTTCTGGCAACAATGATCCTGGCGATTCTTTGGGTGTAGCTTCCTTTTAGGTTTGTCTTGGAATGCCGAAGAAAGCTCTCCTTTTTCTTTTTTTTGCTAGCGTTGCTTGCTTGGGCGACTCCTTACGTTCGCAACCTTCTCCTGCTCCTCCTTCGCCGACATCGTCGCCTTCTCCTTTACGCCAACTTGTCCTCGTTCTTGCTCCTTCCTGGGATAGTTCGTCGGCCGTTGCGCAACGATTCGAACAAGACACTCGCTCCAGGGAATGGAAAGCCGTCGGTGAACCTTTTCCAGTGCTTTTGGGAAAACATGGACTAGCCTGGGGAATAGGCCTCCATCCCCCGCAGCCAGGGCTCCAAAAAACGGAAAAAGACAAACGAGCTCCCGCAGGACGCTTTCGGATTGGGATCCTTTTAAGCGAGGATCCTTCTCCACCCCCAGGTTGCCGGTGGCCGTATTATCACCAGGTCACAGCCAGGGACGCCTGGATCGATGACCCTAAGCTCCCTTTCTACAATCACCTTTACACATTGCCCCCAGGTACAAAACCTCCGCCATGGTTTCGGAAAGAGAGAATGAAACTTCACGACCCTGCCTATCATTGGCTTCTTTTGATCGAGCACAACTACCCTAATTCCATTCCAGGAAAGGGAAGCGCCATTTTCTTTCACATCCGTCGCGGGCCACACCGGCCTACCAGCGGTTGCACGACCATGGCCAAAGAGCGCCTCAACGAGCTTCTTCTTTGGCTTGATCCTGCAGCCAGTCCCGAACTCGTTCAACTGCCTAGCGAGGAGTATCTTCGCCTCTGGCAAGCCTGGGATTTGCCTCCTCCTTCTCTGGTGCTTCCGGCCCTAGCACAGATTGTAAGGGCGCCTTCTAAAAAAGAGTCCGGTTCAAGCACGACATCCGCATGGCCGCCTTAGAGGCACTTTTGGAACGTTCCCCTTGCGTTGGGCCTTTCTTCCCGTCGCTTCCCGCTTTTCCGGGTCTTTTCTCAGAACCTTTGGCCACAAGCATTATCTCAAGCAAACGCTGCATGTGCTTCCGGCTAAGCAATGGCAGAGGCTAGGGATCACTTCCTCCCCACTGGACGATCCACCCTTTTAGGACGCGTATGTGCCATGGATAGGCAGAAAGGACGCGCCTGTTCCGTTCGACGTCCCTAGGCATTGGCTACCTTGGGCTCCGGGTCGATAACCGGAGCTCGACCGGCAATCCCTTTTTTTCTGCCAAGCGGCAAGCGTTTGGCTAGTCTACCCAGAGGGAGCCAACCAATCCCCAAAAGCGCAAGTTTGGCTCTTTACCCGAAGCAACCCTGTAGTAACCGGATGGTAGCCGAAAGGACACTGGAGCCACCGAAAATAACTATGTGGGTAACAAGACCTTGAAAGATGATGAAAAGAAACGCTTACCCTTTTAACGTGGAAGATAACCGCCTAGCTAAAAAGGTGACCCGGAACTCGCCCACCGAGCCGGCAACATGGGTTGCACGATGAGGTCCCGTTTCAAAGGTAAGAGCACTTATCAAATCCGTTCTCCTAGACGTTGTGTGAAGCAACCGAACGCATTTTCCTTGGCGTTGACGCGGTCGAGGAAGCCTGGGATACTCTTTTGTCCTATCCTTTACGGCCAGCTCTTTTTGCCTTCCACCCCGCTCAGGCTGGTCTGATTCCCGGGTTAGCCCTCCTGCTGGACGGGCTTTTTCCTTTCGGAAACTCCAAGCGGCCAACCTTCCTTCTTCCCCAGAACAAGCGTGAGCCGCCCTTCTAACAAATCCAGGCCGTCCATTGGAAGTGGGACAACCAAACACGCCTCGGAGTTCCTACTGCTGCTGCCGCCACCTCCTCCGATCCCCCAAACCCTTTCTGCCGCACGTATCCCTGCGCGAGACCGTGATCCGCCTCAAAAGCTAAAGAAGCAGGCAAGGTAGTGCCGATGGCAAATTTCGTGCGTTGCATATCAATGACTTCGGGTGAAATCACCAAACATAGCGTGGGAAGCCAGATCTTTCCGCCTCTCGGCCCAAAGGAAAAAGGCCAAAGACCAAAATAGCCATGGGAATTTCTGCTTTGCCCCTTTTCTTGTTTTGCTGCTGAAAACGGAACCCCGTCAGCGTTTAGGTATCTGCAGAGCGGAGGGAGGTTTCCAATGGAGGATAAGACGAGTGCAAAGAAAAGTGCGCGTACGCACCGGTGCGTGCGAGATGTCCCACCCTGCGGGCACGTCACGCAAGAATTTTTTGGCCCCCTCCAGGTTGGCCAAAAGCAAGAGCTAAAGAGAGAAGCCAGGAGGAAACGAGCTCTCCCGTACGGTCCATTCTGGGAGAAACTTTAAAAA contains:
- a CDS encoding L,D-transpeptidase family protein; this translates as MPKKALLFLFFASVACLGDSLRSQPSPAPPSPTSSPSPLRQLVLVLAPSWDSSSAVAQRFEQDTRSREWKAVGEPFPVLLGKHGLAWGIGLHPPQPGLQKTEKDKRAPAGRFRIGILLSEDPSPPPGCRWPYYHQVTARDAWIDDPKLPFYNHLYTLPPGTKPPPWFRKERMKLHDPAYHWLLLIEHNYPNSIPGKGSAIFFHIRRGPHRPTSGCTTMAKERLNELLLWLDPAASPELVQLPSEEYLRLWQAWDLPPPSLVLPALAQIVRAPSKKESGSSTTSAWPP
- a CDS encoding VWA domain-containing protein, with the translated sequence MLSDVLGILLSFVAGLGATWVAVRHERKGESAQKSYLGTAIPPLRRPWWEALLAGLIVGFMCWTGWQLQGGSLQTRVLWPTVELWVLWDVSLSMHAVDSYVGQTKVSRLQWTQDFLSKVPEEVPGAHWALVPFAGESALAIEPTEDAEEWRYYLEQPTGLAPEPGSDLEAPLVLVKNAWKKHPPSRDHPVILFLSDGGKEPGIEPSETRLQASVRDLMALKPKMSLISLALGASTPVPIPREGQDPRRGWETNPMTGQPLYTALWLPPLRALAEVSQGKLVVVGSESPSQVWQSVHQALDQAGIPRKVQWVWSKGQEGDPRILLWAVLATMILAILWV